Proteins from a single region of Mucilaginibacter daejeonensis:
- a CDS encoding SusC/RagA family TonB-linked outer membrane protein, producing MKYKLLLFLFLTGWASYALAQERKINGTVTQEGTSQPLPGVNVNVKGQKKNTQTDPDGKFSIVVQGNNDVLVFTYVGFDNKEVPASSNTFAVQLKPSNNNLNEVVVVAYGTANKATYTGSASVVNAADLEKRQVSNISRTLQGVVPGVQSVASGGQPGSEATIRLRGIGSVNASSDPLYVVDGVPFSGNINSINTADVESISVLKDASASALYGSRGANGVIIITTKRGKFNAKPTVTFSANTGYSSRAVKDYEFVSTNDYFQLQWEALRNTQLDQGKTAQQAAQFASTELVSNLKINPYGSAYPNPVGLDGKLVAGATPLWDDDWSKSLSHTGIRRQVDLGISGGSADSKYFVSGGYLDDKGFIVGSHFSRFNTRVNYSTKVNKWFEAGVNVAASTTSQDSPPQTDSSQGNFANFGRLVADIYPVYERNADGSYKLDASGNRIYDFGNYRPSAAATGNNLLGIAELNRYNNKQDALTFRGNLQFNIIDGLKLKSSVNTDYNNRSALSYTNPFFGSGITGGGSVSKSASRTVGYTINNLLDYTFNVANAHHFNVLAGQEVYILNISGLSGSRSNFGFGDKQEPAAASLLNSFTGNSDQYKLSSFLGKLDYNFDQRYYLSASFRRDGSSRFSPSSRWGNFWSVGASWNAKAEDFLKNTSWLNAFTVRSSYGAQGNDNLGSYYAYQDLYSIYNSLGQAGLVTSRLPTPGLKWETNLNFNAGVDFAILDNRISGTFEVYQRRSKDLLFSRPLAPSLGYTAIDDNIGSLRNNGFEGQINLVPVVNKDLKWTVGFNFGHYNNKITRLPQKEIIAGSIGQLGSTKKLTVGSSVYDFYIREWAGVDPSNGKPLWYKNTYTTDAAGNRTVTGRTTTSVYAEADQYFSGSALPKLYGGFNTSLRYKRFELYALVAYNIGGKILDLDEVMILHTGENTGRTWSKEILNRWTPDNRNTDVPRLTTVTTNWNSISTRFLHDASYARLKNVSLTYSLPDQWTSRVGLKNVRVYARGENLLTVYGHKGMDPEQAVDGVTFYRYPAQKTYTFGLDLSF from the coding sequence ATGAAATATAAACTTTTACTATTCCTGTTCTTAACGGGGTGGGCGTCCTATGCCCTTGCCCAGGAGCGAAAGATAAACGGTACCGTTACTCAAGAGGGTACCTCCCAACCTTTACCTGGGGTTAACGTCAACGTTAAAGGGCAAAAGAAGAATACGCAGACAGACCCTGATGGTAAGTTCAGTATCGTGGTTCAAGGAAACAATGATGTGTTGGTCTTTACTTACGTAGGTTTTGATAATAAAGAAGTACCGGCAAGCAGCAATACCTTTGCCGTGCAGTTGAAGCCCTCCAACAATAATTTGAACGAAGTGGTGGTGGTGGCTTACGGCACAGCCAATAAAGCTACCTACACCGGTTCGGCATCAGTAGTGAACGCTGCCGACCTTGAGAAGCGCCAGGTATCCAACATCAGCCGTACGCTTCAAGGGGTGGTACCCGGTGTACAGTCGGTAGCGTCAGGTGGCCAGCCAGGCAGCGAAGCTACTATACGCTTACGTGGTATCGGCTCCGTGAATGCGTCAAGCGATCCGCTTTACGTAGTAGATGGTGTGCCATTCTCAGGTAATATCAACTCGATCAACACCGCCGATGTAGAATCTATCTCAGTGTTGAAAGATGCATCGGCAAGTGCTCTGTACGGCTCAAGGGGTGCCAATGGCGTGATCATTATCACCACCAAGCGCGGTAAGTTCAACGCCAAGCCGACCGTTACTTTCAGCGCCAACACCGGCTATTCGTCACGTGCGGTGAAAGATTATGAATTTGTGAGCACTAACGATTACTTCCAATTACAGTGGGAGGCCTTACGTAACACTCAGCTTGACCAAGGGAAGACCGCTCAGCAAGCCGCTCAATTTGCCAGTACTGAGTTGGTCAGTAACTTGAAGATCAACCCTTATGGTTCAGCATATCCCAATCCGGTGGGGCTTGATGGTAAACTTGTGGCAGGCGCTACGCCGCTTTGGGACGACGACTGGAGCAAGTCTTTAAGCCACACAGGCATACGCCGCCAGGTGGATCTGGGTATAAGTGGTGGCAGCGCCGATTCTAAATACTTTGTTTCGGGCGGATATCTGGACGATAAGGGTTTTATCGTGGGCTCGCACTTCAGCCGTTTCAATACCCGTGTCAATTACAGTACCAAGGTCAATAAATGGTTCGAGGCAGGTGTTAACGTTGCTGCATCTACCACCTCTCAGGATTCGCCTCCGCAAACCGACAGCAGCCAAGGTAACTTTGCCAACTTTGGCAGGCTCGTGGCCGATATTTATCCTGTATACGAACGAAATGCCGACGGAAGCTACAAGCTTGACGCAAGCGGCAACCGCATCTATGATTTTGGTAACTACCGCCCAAGTGCTGCGGCCACAGGCAATAATTTGCTGGGCATCGCTGAACTGAATAGGTACAACAACAAGCAGGACGCTCTGACCTTTCGCGGTAACCTGCAGTTCAATATCATTGATGGTCTGAAGCTCAAAAGCAGTGTCAATACTGATTATAACAACCGCAGTGCTTTATCTTACACCAACCCTTTCTTTGGATCAGGTATCACTGGCGGCGGTTCGGTCAGCAAGAGCGCATCACGCACTGTTGGATATACCATCAACAACTTACTAGACTATACCTTCAATGTGGCCAATGCGCATCATTTCAATGTGTTGGCAGGGCAGGAGGTGTACATTTTGAACATATCAGGTCTGTCGGGCAGCCGCAGCAATTTTGGCTTTGGCGATAAGCAAGAGCCTGCTGCAGCATCATTGCTTAATAGCTTTACCGGTAACTCTGATCAGTATAAACTATCCAGCTTTTTAGGAAAACTCGATTACAACTTCGATCAGCGTTATTACTTATCTGCCAGCTTCCGTCGCGATGGTTCGTCAAGGTTCAGCCCAAGTTCGCGGTGGGGTAACTTTTGGTCGGTAGGTGCATCATGGAACGCCAAGGCGGAAGACTTTTTAAAGAATACCTCATGGCTGAATGCTTTTACCGTACGTAGCAGTTATGGTGCTCAGGGTAACGACAACCTCGGTAGTTACTACGCTTACCAGGACCTTTACTCGATCTACAATAGCTTAGGTCAGGCTGGACTGGTGACTTCAAGGCTACCCACGCCGGGCCTCAAATGGGAGACCAACCTGAACTTTAATGCAGGCGTGGACTTTGCCATCTTAGATAACCGTATCAGCGGTACCTTCGAGGTATATCAGCGCAGATCCAAAGACCTGCTGTTCAGCCGTCCGTTGGCGCCGTCATTAGGTTATACCGCTATCGATGATAATATCGGGTCGTTACGTAATAACGGTTTCGAAGGCCAGATCAACCTGGTGCCTGTGGTCAATAAAGATCTGAAGTGGACGGTCGGTTTCAACTTTGGTCATTACAACAACAAGATCACCCGACTGCCGCAAAAAGAGATCATTGCAGGTTCGATCGGTCAGTTAGGTTCCACCAAAAAGCTGACCGTGGGAAGTTCAGTATATGATTTCTATATCCGCGAATGGGCCGGTGTTGACCCATCTAACGGTAAACCGCTTTGGTACAAGAACACTTACACCACCGATGCTGCTGGTAACCGTACCGTGACCGGCCGCACCACTACCAGCGTTTATGCTGAGGCAGATCAGTATTTTTCAGGTAGTGCACTACCTAAATTGTATGGTGGCTTTAACACCAGTTTAAGGTACAAGCGATTCGAGTTGTACGCACTAGTGGCCTATAATATCGGCGGTAAGATATTGGACCTCGACGAAGTGATGATCCTGCATACCGGTGAGAACACCGGCCGCACCTGGAGCAAAGAGATACTGAACCGCTGGACGCCGGATAACCGGAATACTGATGTGCCCCGCCTGACCACCGTTACCACCAACTGGAACAGTATTTCTACACGCTTTTTGCATGATGCCAGCTATGCGCGCTTAAAGAACGTGAGTTTGACCTATAGCCTCCCTGATCAATGGACCAGCCGCGTCGGCCTTAAAAATGTAAGGGTTTATGCACGGGGCGAGAACCTGCTCACTGTTTACGGCCATAAAGGGATGGATCCTGAGCAGGCAGTAGATGGTGTGACCTTCTATCGTTACCCTGCTCAAAAGACCTACACTTTTGGTTTGGACCTATCTTTTTAA
- a CDS encoding RagB/SusD family nutrient uptake outer membrane protein, whose translation MNLKYTIKAFFVVAVLTLSACSDDFFETSPSGDLTGSETYSSTKNIDALINGTLRYLMETSTSQDNPGLSAITLTHEVMGEDAIARDGVYGFRDSYPYRDPFDNTTRRALFFWSFQYKVIDNCNNILANVDAASGTEAERRYLKGQAYVLRGFVYLNLVRQYQFTYAKDRNAKAVPVYTKPTDPTSAPKARATVQEVYDQVIGDLTQAETLLAGFTRKVKNRPDVNVVKGLLARAYLTQENWSLAATKAREARSGYSIMEAAQYTQGFNDVSNVEWIWGHPQQADQNLGGASYFAYIDVTPAAGYRSIMPDPYFRQLFADGDIRKTLFDVVTTSTDPLYRWIRYKKFINKADQSGHIVLMRSSEMALIEAEAKARQSDLAGAVSALNELRVKRNLPAVAAASYTQTQLIDEILTERRRELWGEGFRLYDLLRTQRAPVRKESVETVRVGSADVVIKGHYVLKFPDNSNLVPNSPYYLFPIPVNEYNTNPNL comes from the coding sequence ATGAACTTAAAATATACCATCAAAGCATTTTTTGTTGTCGCCGTATTGACCTTGTCGGCTTGCAGCGATGACTTTTTTGAGACCTCACCCTCCGGCGACCTGACCGGCAGCGAGACCTATTCATCTACCAAGAACATCGATGCGCTTATCAATGGTACGCTCCGCTATTTAATGGAGACCAGCACCTCGCAAGATAACCCTGGCTTGTCGGCCATCACCCTGACCCACGAGGTAATGGGAGAGGATGCCATAGCCCGTGACGGCGTGTATGGTTTTCGCGACTCGTACCCTTACCGCGACCCGTTCGATAACACCACCCGTCGGGCTTTATTCTTCTGGAGCTTCCAATATAAAGTGATCGATAACTGCAATAATATATTGGCCAATGTAGATGCGGCAAGCGGCACTGAGGCCGAGCGCCGTTACCTGAAAGGGCAGGCCTATGTCTTAAGAGGATTTGTTTACCTCAATTTGGTGAGGCAGTATCAATTTACTTACGCTAAGGATAGAAATGCCAAAGCGGTACCGGTGTACACCAAACCTACCGACCCAACATCGGCACCTAAAGCCCGGGCTACCGTGCAAGAGGTATACGACCAGGTGATCGGCGACCTTACGCAAGCCGAGACCTTGCTGGCAGGCTTCACTCGTAAAGTTAAGAACCGACCGGATGTGAATGTGGTGAAAGGTCTATTGGCAAGAGCCTACCTTACTCAAGAGAATTGGTCATTGGCAGCCACTAAGGCACGCGAGGCCCGTTCGGGGTACAGCATCATGGAAGCTGCTCAGTACACCCAAGGGTTCAATGACGTAAGCAACGTGGAATGGATATGGGGGCATCCGCAGCAGGCCGATCAAAACCTGGGTGGTGCGTCATACTTCGCCTATATAGATGTGACACCTGCCGCAGGATATCGCAGCATCATGCCTGATCCTTATTTCAGGCAGTTGTTCGCCGATGGTGATATCCGCAAAACGCTGTTCGATGTGGTGACCACCTCGACCGACCCGCTGTATCGATGGATCAGGTACAAAAAGTTCATTAATAAAGCGGATCAGTCGGGTCATATCGTACTCATGCGTTCATCTGAAATGGCGTTGATCGAGGCAGAGGCCAAAGCCCGTCAAAGTGATCTGGCAGGAGCGGTATCCGCTTTGAACGAGTTGCGCGTTAAGCGTAACCTGCCTGCTGTGGCAGCCGCCAGTTATACCCAGACCCAACTCATAGATGAGATACTGACCGAGCGTCGCCGTGAACTTTGGGGCGAAGGTTTCAGGCTTTATGATCTTTTACGCACGCAGCGTGCACCCGTACGTAAGGAGTCGGTAGAGACCGTTCGTGTAGGTTCGGCCGATGTGGTGATCAAGGGACATTATGTGCTCAAGTTCCCGGATAATAGCAATTTGGTGCCTAACAGTCCTTACTACTTATTTCCGATACCGGTTAACGAGTACAACACCAACCCGAACTTGTAG
- a CDS encoding ThuA domain-containing protein, whose protein sequence is MLWVSQNVCALPFNDGAGKANSKEIILIAGTKSHDPGEHEYERTVRLIKVMLDHSGLRNIHTSYYLNGWPPADSLLDHADLILFVTDGIDGINFKSAPFMTDQRMAVIQRQVDRGCGIALLHFSLFTTHQWGQKFLEWAGGYYDWQDANGDKRTYSSLRMLNADITLPSLKHPISNGVRPFKLKEEVYYNMRFQDNGKRIIPILQVDSLGGRTPLGDVVAWAYQRRDGGRAFSATIGHFYSNWKDDNFRKVLINGLVWASGTKVPSNGVKARYYDDQEVAKYLDQH, encoded by the coding sequence ATGCTTTGGGTTTCACAAAACGTTTGCGCCTTGCCGTTCAATGATGGAGCAGGTAAAGCTAATTCAAAAGAGATCATACTGATCGCAGGGACCAAAAGCCATGACCCAGGGGAACATGAATACGAGCGTACCGTGCGGCTGATCAAAGTGATGCTTGATCATTCTGGTCTCCGAAATATACACACAAGCTACTACCTCAACGGCTGGCCACCGGCCGACAGTTTGCTTGACCACGCTGATCTTATTCTCTTTGTCACCGATGGTATCGACGGTATCAACTTTAAAAGTGCGCCGTTCATGACCGATCAGCGCATGGCTGTCATCCAGCGGCAGGTCGATCGTGGGTGTGGTATCGCTTTGCTGCACTTCTCGTTGTTCACCACGCATCAGTGGGGGCAAAAGTTTTTGGAATGGGCGGGTGGATATTATGACTGGCAAGACGCCAACGGAGATAAGCGCACTTATTCGTCACTGCGAATGCTGAACGCAGACATCACCCTGCCCAGCCTAAAGCACCCGATCAGCAATGGTGTGCGGCCGTTCAAGCTTAAAGAAGAGGTTTATTACAACATGCGTTTCCAGGATAATGGAAAGCGCATTATTCCTATACTACAGGTTGACTCATTGGGAGGAAGAACTCCGCTTGGAGACGTGGTGGCCTGGGCTTACCAACGCAGGGATGGCGGTCGTGCATTCAGTGCTACGATAGGTCACTTTTACTCCAATTGGAAGGATGATAACTTCAGAAAAGTATTGATCAATGGATTGGTGTGGGCATCAGGCACCAAAGTGCCTTCTAACGGCGTAAAGGCCCGCTACTATGATGATCAGGAGGTGGCTAAGTACCTTGACCAACACTGA
- a CDS encoding glycoside hydrolase family 5 protein → MRGFYSKFIVVVACALKLGSAVAQPGLQSNAVKKDWWHIESIQPYKLPVSATKMSFIKVKENSFIDDKGKVVVFKGLSISDPDKLVKEGHWNKKHFEVIKSWGANLIRIPVHPVAYHQRGVEAYIKLLDEAVNWCSELGIYVLIDWHAIGNLQMEILSQDMHKTTKSETFNFWRNIAEHYKDVPTVAFYELFNEPTTYDGQYGTASWDGWKTMMEQMIDLIYVYNKNVVPLVAGFNWAYDLTPVRENPIARRGIGYVTHPYPGKRAVPREDKWELDFGFVADKYPVVATEIGFMPGDEDINLKDDGVYGPSIVKYFKKKGISWVVWVFDPDWIPQMIQNWNYEPTKQGKFFSDAMKSK, encoded by the coding sequence ATGAGAGGTTTCTATTCAAAATTCATTGTCGTTGTGGCCTGCGCCCTCAAATTAGGGTCGGCAGTGGCTCAGCCTGGATTGCAAAGTAATGCTGTCAAAAAGGACTGGTGGCACATCGAATCCATTCAGCCTTATAAGCTTCCTGTGAGCGCTACCAAAATGTCGTTCATCAAGGTAAAAGAGAACTCTTTTATTGATGACAAGGGCAAAGTAGTGGTCTTCAAAGGTCTCTCTATTTCTGATCCTGATAAATTGGTGAAGGAAGGGCATTGGAACAAAAAACATTTCGAAGTGATCAAAAGCTGGGGTGCTAACCTCATCCGTATCCCTGTTCATCCGGTAGCCTATCATCAACGTGGCGTGGAAGCTTATATCAAATTGTTGGATGAAGCGGTCAACTGGTGCTCGGAACTGGGTATATATGTGCTGATCGACTGGCATGCTATAGGCAACCTGCAAATGGAGATCCTGTCGCAAGACATGCACAAGACCACCAAAAGTGAGACCTTCAATTTTTGGCGTAACATTGCCGAGCATTACAAGGACGTACCTACGGTAGCCTTTTACGAACTATTTAACGAACCCACCACCTACGATGGCCAGTACGGTACCGCCAGTTGGGATGGCTGGAAAACGATGATGGAGCAAATGATCGATCTGATCTATGTATACAATAAGAACGTTGTTCCGTTAGTGGCCGGATTTAATTGGGCTTATGACCTTACGCCTGTGCGTGAAAATCCCATCGCCCGCCGAGGTATAGGGTACGTTACACATCCTTATCCGGGTAAGCGTGCGGTACCGCGCGAGGATAAATGGGAACTCGATTTTGGTTTTGTAGCCGATAAATACCCGGTTGTTGCCACCGAGATAGGCTTCATGCCGGGCGACGAAGACATCAATCTGAAAGATGATGGCGTTTATGGTCCATCGATAGTAAAGTACTTCAAGAAAAAGGGTATATCGTGGGTAGTCTGGGTATTCGACCCTGACTGGATCCCTCAAATGATACAAAACTGGAATTACGAACCAACGAAGCAAGGCAAGTTCTTTAGCGATGCCATGAAGAGTAAGTGA